A genomic region of Pseudomonas sp. MPC6 contains the following coding sequences:
- a CDS encoding polyhydroxyalkanoic acid system family protein: protein MARISVERAHGLGKEAAREKADKLAQKLSEQYGLVPQWSGDTLNLKRSGVKGEVHVSEDSIRVDVELGLMMSAMSGMIKSEIEKALDKALA from the coding sequence ATGGCCCGTATTAGTGTTGAGCGTGCCCACGGCCTGGGCAAGGAAGCGGCCCGCGAGAAGGCCGACAAGTTGGCGCAGAAGCTGTCCGAGCAATATGGCCTGGTACCGCAATGGTCCGGCGATACGCTGAACCTCAAGCGTTCGGGTGTGAAAGGCGAGGTGCATGTCAGCGAAGACTCGATCCGCGTCGATGTGGAGTTGGGCCTGATGATGTCGGCCATGAGCGGCATGATCAAATCGGAAATCGAGAAGGCGCTCGATAAAGCCCTGGCCTGA
- a CDS encoding phasin family protein: MAKVILKKKIDASTTALSDVKTYARKIWLAGLGAYARVGQEGSEYFQELIVAGQAVEKKGKEAVAEKLEAANAEIDEAKTEVSSFKGKVEVQLDKVEKAFDSRVASTLNRIGIPSKHDVETLSAKLDELTALLERVAHKS; encoded by the coding sequence ATGGCCAAAGTTATTTTGAAGAAAAAAATCGACGCTTCGACAACGGCTCTGAGCGACGTCAAAACCTATGCTCGCAAAATCTGGCTGGCAGGCCTGGGGGCTTACGCCAGGGTCGGCCAAGAGGGTAGCGAGTACTTTCAAGAGCTGATCGTGGCCGGTCAAGCTGTTGAAAAGAAAGGCAAAGAAGCCGTTGCCGAGAAGCTCGAAGCGGCTAATGCCGAGATTGACGAAGCCAAGACTGAAGTCAGCTCTTTCAAAGGCAAGGTCGAAGTTCAACTCGACAAGGTCGAGAAGGCTTTTGACTCGCGTGTCGCAAGTACCTTGAATCGTATCGGCATTCCGTCTAAACATGACGTGGAGACACTCTCTGCCAAGCTCGATGAGCTGACGGCATTGCTCGAACGCGTCGCGCATAAATCTTAA
- a CDS encoding phasin family protein yields the protein MAGKKNTDKEGSSWIGKVEDYSRKIWLAGLGVYSKIDTDGSKLFDALVKDGEKAEKLTKSAVDKKVDAAKDSASSAKSRISGVKDRAMGKWDELEGAFDKRLNSAISRLGVPSRNEVKALHSKVDTLTKQIEKLTGAKVAPVAAKTAAAKPAAKPLAKAAAKPAAKTAAAKPAAAKPAAKPVAAKAAAKPAAKPAAKTAAAKPATKAAAKPAAAKKPAVKKPAAPKAAAPKPAVAAATPATPVSTSNSAAAPTPAATPTAAPAPSTPTSQS from the coding sequence ATGGCTGGTAAAAAGAACACCGATAAAGAAGGCAGCTCGTGGATCGGGAAAGTCGAAGACTACTCCCGCAAAATCTGGCTGGCTGGTTTGGGCGTGTACTCGAAGATCGACACTGACGGCAGCAAGCTCTTCGATGCATTGGTTAAAGATGGCGAGAAAGCCGAGAAGCTCACCAAGAGCGCTGTCGATAAGAAAGTCGATGCCGCCAAGGATTCCGCTTCGTCGGCCAAGTCGCGTATCAGCGGCGTGAAAGATCGTGCAATGGGCAAGTGGGATGAGCTGGAAGGGGCTTTCGACAAGCGCCTGAACAGCGCCATTTCGCGCCTGGGTGTACCAAGCCGCAATGAGGTCAAGGCACTGCACAGCAAGGTCGATACCCTGACCAAGCAAATCGAAAAACTCACCGGTGCCAAGGTTGCGCCTGTTGCGGCCAAAACCGCAGCAGCGAAACCGGCTGCCAAGCCGCTGGCCAAGGCTGCCGCTAAACCAGCCGCCAAGACCGCCGCCGCCAAACCTGCAGCAGCCAAGCCAGCGGCCAAACCGGTCGCTGCCAAAGCGGCGGCTAAACCGGCAGCCAAGCCTGCGGCGAAAACCGCAGCAGCCAAACCGGCCACCAAGGCAGCAGCAAAACCTGCCGCCGCGAAGAAGCCGGCCGTGAAAAAACCGGCAGCGCCGAAAGCTGCTGCACCAAAACCAGCAGTGGCTGCCGCCACCCCGGCAACCCCGGTCAGCACATCGAACTCCGCTGCTGCACCGACCCCTGCTGCAACCCCGACTGCCGCGCCGGCTCCATCGACGCCAACCAGTCAGTCCTGA
- a CDS encoding TetR/AcrR family transcriptional regulator — translation MKTRDRILECALQLFNQKGEPNVSTMEVANEMGISPGNLYYHFHGKEPLILGLFERFQAELAPLLDPPADVELAPEDYWLFLHLIVERLAHYRFLFQDLSNLAGRLPKLAKGIRNLLNALKRTLASLLAQLKAQGQLVSDTQALGQLVEQITMTLLFSLDYQRILDREGEVRLVVYQIMMLVAPHLLPPIKVATEQMALQYLEEHE, via the coding sequence ATGAAAACCCGCGACCGGATCCTCGAATGTGCCCTGCAGTTGTTCAATCAGAAGGGCGAACCGAACGTCTCCACCATGGAAGTTGCCAATGAAATGGGGATTAGCCCGGGTAATCTTTACTACCACTTCCACGGCAAGGAACCGCTGATACTCGGCTTGTTCGAGCGCTTCCAGGCTGAACTTGCACCACTGCTCGATCCGCCGGCCGATGTCGAGTTGGCCCCCGAAGATTACTGGCTGTTCCTGCACCTGATCGTCGAGCGCCTGGCGCACTACCGGTTTCTGTTCCAGGACCTGTCGAACCTGGCCGGACGCCTGCCGAAGCTGGCCAAGGGCATCCGCAACCTGCTCAACGCGCTCAAGCGCACGCTGGCTTCATTGCTGGCGCAGTTGAAGGCTCAGGGGCAGTTGGTCAGCGACACCCAGGCGCTGGGCCAGTTGGTGGAGCAGATCACCATGACACTGTTGTTCTCGCTGGATTACCAACGGATTCTTGATCGCGAGGGTGAGGTGAGGCTGGTGGTGTATCAGATCATGATGCTGGTGGCGCCGCATCTGTTGCCACCGATCAAGGTGGCGACCGAGCAAATGGCACTTCAATATCTCGAAGAACACGAATAA
- the phaC gene encoding class II poly(R)-hydroxyalkanoic acid synthase — MRDKPAREFLPTPAAFINAQSAITGLRGRDLFSTLRSVAAHGLRNPVHTARHALKLGGQLGRVLLGETLHPTNPQDNRFADPAWSLNPFYRRSLQAYLSWQKQVKHWIDDSKMSPDDRARAHFAFALLNDALAPSNTLLNPLAIKEIFNSGGNSLVRGISHLVDDLLHNDGLPRQVTKQAFEVGKTVATTTGSVVFRNELLELIQYKPMSEKQYSKPLLVVPPQINKYYIFDLSPHNSFVQFALKNGLQTFMISWRNPDVRHREWGLSTYVEAVEEAMNVCRAITGAREVNLMGACAGGLTIAALQGHLQAKRQLRRVSSATYLVSLLDSQMDTPATLFADEQTLEAAKRRSYQKGVLDGRDMAKVFAWMRPNDLIWSYFVNNYLLGKEPPPFDILYWNNDSTRLPAALHGDLLDFFKHNPLSHPGGLEVCGTPIDLQKVTVDSFSVAGINDHITPWDAVYRSTLLLGGERRFVLSNSGHVQSILNPPSNPKANFVESTKLSGDPRAWYYDAKQVDGSWWTQWLGWIQERSGALKETRMTLGNQNYPPMEAAPGTYVRVR; from the coding sequence ATGCGCGATAAACCAGCGAGGGAATTTTTACCGACTCCCGCCGCGTTCATCAATGCACAGAGTGCGATTACCGGCCTGCGGGGTCGGGATCTGTTTTCAACCCTGCGCAGCGTTGCCGCCCATGGTTTGCGCAACCCGGTGCACACCGCCCGACACGCCTTGAAACTGGGCGGCCAGTTGGGTCGAGTGCTGCTGGGTGAAACCCTGCACCCGACCAATCCGCAGGACAATCGCTTTGCCGATCCCGCATGGAGCCTCAACCCTTTTTATCGTCGCAGCCTGCAGGCTTATCTGAGCTGGCAAAAGCAAGTCAAACACTGGATCGACGACAGCAAAATGAGCCCGGACGATCGCGCCCGTGCCCACTTCGCGTTCGCGTTGCTCAACGATGCCCTGGCCCCGTCCAATACCTTGCTCAATCCGCTGGCGATCAAAGAGATCTTCAATTCCGGCGGCAATAGCCTGGTGCGCGGCATCAGCCACCTGGTCGACGACCTGCTGCACAACGACGGCCTGCCCAGGCAGGTCACCAAACAAGCTTTCGAAGTGGGCAAAACGGTCGCCACCACCACCGGCTCCGTGGTGTTTCGCAATGAGCTGCTGGAGCTGATCCAGTACAAGCCAATGAGCGAAAAACAGTATTCCAAACCCTTGCTGGTGGTGCCGCCGCAGATCAACAAGTACTACATTTTCGACCTGAGCCCCCACAACAGCTTCGTCCAGTTTGCCCTGAAAAACGGCCTGCAAACCTTCATGATCAGTTGGCGCAATCCTGATGTGCGCCATCGCGAATGGGGGCTGTCGACCTACGTTGAAGCCGTGGAAGAAGCGATGAACGTTTGCCGGGCGATCACCGGCGCCCGCGAGGTCAACCTGATGGGCGCCTGCGCCGGCGGCCTGACCATCGCCGCCCTGCAAGGGCATTTGCAAGCCAAGCGACAACTGCGCAGGGTATCCAGCGCGACGTACCTGGTGAGCCTGCTCGACAGTCAGATGGACACGCCCGCGACCCTGTTCGCCGATGAGCAAACCCTTGAGGCAGCCAAGCGCCGGTCCTATCAGAAAGGCGTGCTGGACGGTCGAGACATGGCCAAGGTCTTTGCCTGGATGCGCCCCAACGATTTGATCTGGAGTTACTTCGTCAACAACTACCTGTTGGGCAAGGAACCGCCGCCGTTCGACATTCTCTACTGGAACAACGACAGCACGCGCCTGCCAGCGGCCCTCCATGGCGACCTGCTGGACTTCTTCAAGCACAATCCGCTGAGTCATCCGGGCGGCCTTGAAGTGTGCGGTACGCCGATCGACTTGCAGAAAGTCACGGTCGACAGCTTCAGTGTGGCCGGTATCAATGACCACATCACCCCCTGGGACGCGGTGTACCGCTCCACCCTGCTACTGGGTGGAGAGCGGCGCTTCGTACTCTCCAACAGCGGGCATGTGCAGAGCATTCTCAATCCGCCCTCCAACCCGAAAGCCAATTTCGTCGAAAGCACGAAGCTGAGCGGCGACCCACGGGCCTGGTATTACGATGCCAAGCAAGTCGACGGCAGCTGGTGGACTCAATGGCTGGGCTGGATTCAGGAGCGTTCAGGCGCACTGAAAGAAACCCGGATGACGCTGGGCAACCAGAATTATCCACCGATGGAGGCAGCGCCCGGCACTTACGTGCGCGTGCGCTGA
- the phaZ gene encoding poly(3-hydroxyalkanoate) depolymerase: MPQQFIFRTVDLDGQTLRTAVRPGKPHLTPLLIFNGIGANLELVFPFIAALDPDLEVIAFDVPGVGGSSTPNRPYRFPGLAKLTARMLDYLDYGKVNVIGVSWGGALAQQFAFDYPERCKKLVLAATAAGAVMVPGKPKVLWLMASPRRYIQPSHVIRIAPMIYGGAFRRDPTLAASHAAKVRSAGKLGYYWQLFAGVGWTSIHWLHKIHQPTLVLAGDDDPLIPLINMRVLAWRIPNAQLHIIDDGHLFLITRAEAVAPIIMKFLEEERQRAVMHPHPAPLGG; this comes from the coding sequence ATGCCGCAACAGTTCATATTTCGTACCGTCGACCTGGATGGCCAGACCCTCCGCACGGCGGTACGCCCCGGCAAGCCTCACTTGACGCCCTTGCTGATTTTCAACGGCATTGGCGCCAACCTGGAGCTGGTGTTTCCGTTCATCGCAGCGCTGGACCCGGACCTGGAAGTCATCGCCTTCGATGTACCCGGTGTCGGCGGCTCGTCGACGCCAAACCGACCGTATCGTTTTCCGGGCCTGGCGAAACTCACGGCGCGGATGCTCGACTATCTCGACTATGGAAAAGTCAACGTGATCGGCGTGTCCTGGGGTGGCGCCCTCGCCCAGCAGTTCGCCTTCGACTACCCCGAGCGGTGCAAGAAACTCGTTCTGGCGGCCACGGCGGCTGGCGCGGTGATGGTGCCGGGCAAGCCCAAAGTGCTATGGCTGATGGCCAGCCCACGGCGCTATATCCAGCCGTCTCATGTCATCCGCATTGCGCCGATGATTTACGGCGGTGCGTTCCGGCGCGATCCAACCCTCGCCGCCAGCCACGCCGCCAAGGTGCGCTCCGCGGGCAAGCTCGGTTACTACTGGCAGTTGTTCGCGGGCGTCGGCTGGACCAGCATTCACTGGCTGCACAAGATCCATCAGCCAACCCTGGTGCTGGCCGGCGACGACGATCCGCTGATCCCGCTGATCAACATGCGTGTGCTGGCGTGGCGGATTCCCAACGCTCAGTTGCACATCATCGATGACGGGCATCTGTTCCTGATTACCCGGGCCGAAGCAGTGGCACCGATCATCATGAAATTCCTTGAGGAAGAAAGGCAGCGCGCGGTCATGCATCCGCATCCGGCGCCATTGGGCGGTTAA
- the phaC gene encoding class II poly(R)-hydroxyalkanoic acid synthase, producing the protein MSNKNNDDLKYQASENTLGLNPVVGLRGKDLLASARMVLRQAIKQPIHSAKHVAHFGRELTHVLLGKSGLQPASDDRRFADPAWSQNPLYKRYLQTYLAWRKELHDWIDESNLSPNDASRGHFVINLMTEAMAPTNSAANPAAVKRFFETGGKSLLDGLSHLAKDLVHNGGMPSQVNMGAFEVGKSLGVTEGAVVFRNDVLELIQYRPTTEQVHERPLLVVPPQINKFYVFDLSPDKSLARFCLRNNVQTFIVSWRNPTKEQREWGLSTYIEALKEAVDVVTAITGSKDVNMLGACSGGITCTALLGHYAALGETKVNALTLLVSVLDTTLDSDVALFVNEQTLESAKRHSYQAGVLEGRDMAKVFAWMRPNDLIWNYWVNNYLLGNEPPVFDILFWNNDTTRLPAAFHGDLIELFKNNPLIRPDALEVCGTPIDLKQVTVDIFSLAGTNDHITPWKSCYKSAQLFGGKVEFVLSSSGHIQSILNPPGNPKSRYMTSSEMPVKAEDWQENSTKHTDSWWLHWQAWQAERSGELKKAPAKLGNKAYPPGEAAPGTYVHER; encoded by the coding sequence ATGAGTAACAAGAATAACGATGACTTGAAGTATCAGGCCTCGGAAAACACCTTGGGACTGAATCCTGTCGTTGGATTGCGTGGCAAGGATCTGCTGGCGTCTGCTCGGATGGTGCTCAGGCAAGCCATCAAACAACCCATTCACAGTGCCAAACATGTCGCCCATTTCGGTCGTGAACTCACGCACGTGCTGCTCGGCAAGTCCGGGCTGCAACCGGCAAGCGATGACCGTCGCTTCGCGGATCCGGCCTGGAGCCAGAACCCGCTCTACAAACGTTATCTGCAAACTTATCTGGCGTGGCGCAAGGAGCTCCACGACTGGATCGACGAGAGCAATCTGTCGCCCAATGATGCCAGTCGCGGGCATTTCGTGATCAATCTCATGACCGAAGCCATGGCGCCGACCAACAGCGCGGCCAACCCGGCAGCGGTCAAACGCTTCTTCGAAACCGGCGGCAAAAGCCTGCTCGACGGCCTCTCGCATCTGGCCAAGGATCTGGTGCACAACGGCGGCATGCCGAGCCAGGTCAACATGGGCGCATTTGAAGTCGGCAAAAGCCTGGGCGTGACCGAAGGCGCAGTCGTCTTCCGCAACGACGTGCTGGAGCTGATCCAGTACCGGCCGACCACCGAGCAGGTGCACGAGCGGCCCTTGCTGGTGGTGCCGCCGCAGATCAACAAGTTCTATGTGTTCGACCTGAGCCCGGACAAGAGCCTGGCGCGGTTCTGCCTGCGCAATAACGTGCAGACCTTCATCGTCAGCTGGCGCAACCCGACCAAGGAGCAGCGCGAGTGGGGGCTGTCGACCTACATCGAGGCGCTCAAGGAAGCGGTCGACGTGGTCACCGCGATCACTGGCAGCAAAGACGTGAACATGCTCGGCGCCTGCTCCGGCGGCATCACCTGCACCGCGCTGCTGGGTCACTATGCGGCGCTTGGCGAGACCAAGGTCAATGCGCTCACCTTGCTGGTCAGCGTGCTCGATACCACGCTGGACAGCGACGTGGCGCTATTCGTCAATGAACAAACCCTCGAATCCGCCAAGCGCCACTCATATCAGGCCGGTGTACTGGAAGGCCGCGACATGGCGAAAGTCTTCGCCTGGATGCGCCCCAACGATCTGATCTGGAACTACTGGGTCAACAACTACCTGCTGGGCAACGAGCCGCCGGTGTTCGACATCCTGTTCTGGAACAACGACACCACGCGGTTGCCTGCGGCATTCCACGGCGACCTGATCGAACTGTTCAAGAACAACCCGCTGATTCGCCCCGACGCACTGGAAGTGTGCGGTACGCCGATCGACCTGAAGCAGGTCACTGTCGACATCTTTTCCCTGGCCGGGACCAACGACCACATCACGCCGTGGAAGTCCTGCTACAAATCGGCGCAACTGTTCGGCGGCAAGGTCGAGTTCGTGCTGTCCAGCAGCGGGCATATCCAGAGCATTCTGAACCCGCCGGGCAATCCGAAATCGCGCTACATGACCAGCAGCGAAATGCCGGTCAAGGCCGAGGACTGGCAGGAAAACTCCACCAAGCACACTGACTCCTGGTGGCTGCATTGGCAGGCCTGGCAGGCCGAGCGTTCGGGCGAGCTGAAAAAGGCTCCGGCGAAACTGGGCAACAAGGCGTATCCGCCAGGCGAGGCGGCACCGGGCACTTACGTACACGAGCGGTAA
- a CDS encoding DUF971 domain-containing protein has protein sequence MTQLPTDIKLHKASKTLSLKYATGEEFHLPAEFLRVHSPSAEVQGHGKPILQFGKIGVGLSKVEPAGQYALKLTFDDGHDSGLFTWEYLYQLGMRQEDLWNDYLAELKAAGKTRDPSESIVKLML, from the coding sequence ATGACCCAACTCCCCACCGACATCAAACTGCACAAAGCCTCGAAAACCCTGTCGCTGAAATACGCGACCGGCGAGGAATTTCACCTGCCCGCCGAATTCCTTCGGGTGCACTCTCCCTCCGCCGAGGTCCAGGGCCACGGCAAACCCATCCTGCAATTTGGCAAGATCGGCGTAGGCCTGTCCAAGGTCGAACCGGCCGGCCAGTACGCACTGAAACTGACCTTCGACGACGGCCACGACAGCGGCCTGTTCACCTGGGAATATCTGTACCAGTTGGGCATGCGCCAAGAGGATCTCTGGAACGATTATCTTGCCGAGCTCAAGGCGGCCGGAAAAACCCGTGACCCAAGCGAGTCCATCGTCAAGCTGATGCTCTAG
- the hslU gene encoding ATP-dependent protease ATPase subunit HslU: protein MSMTPREIVHELNRHIIGQDDAKRAVAIALRNRWRRMQLPEELRVEVTPKNILMIGPTGVGKTEIARRLAKLANAPFIKVEATKFTEVGYVGRDVESIIRDLADAAIKLLREQEITKVRHRAEDAAEERILDALLPPARMGFNEDAAPSADSNTRQLFRKRLREGQLDDKEIEIEVAEVVGVDISAPPGMEEMTNQLQSLFANMGKGKKKSRKIKVKEALKLVRDEEAGRLVNEEELKAKALEAVEQHGIVFIDEIDKVAKRGNSGGVDVSREGVQRDLLPLIEGCTVNTKLGMVKTDHILFIASGAFHLSKPSDLVPELQGRLPIRVELKALTPEDFERILSEPHASLTEQYCALLKTEGLVIEFQPDGIKRIAEIAWQVNEKTENIGARRLHTLLERLLEEVSFSAGDLASAHEEKAILIDADYVNNHLGELAQNEDLSRYIL, encoded by the coding sequence GGATGCAGCTGCCTGAAGAGCTGCGCGTTGAAGTGACCCCCAAGAACATCCTGATGATCGGCCCGACCGGCGTCGGTAAAACCGAGATCGCCCGGCGCCTGGCCAAACTGGCCAACGCACCGTTCATCAAAGTCGAAGCGACCAAGTTCACCGAAGTCGGTTATGTCGGTCGCGACGTAGAATCGATCATTCGCGACCTGGCTGACGCGGCCATCAAACTGCTGCGCGAACAGGAAATCACCAAGGTTCGCCATCGCGCCGAAGACGCCGCCGAAGAACGCATCCTTGACGCCCTGTTGCCACCGGCACGCATGGGTTTCAACGAAGACGCCGCGCCGTCGGCCGATTCCAACACCCGCCAGCTGTTCCGCAAGCGCCTGCGCGAAGGTCAGCTGGACGACAAGGAGATCGAAATCGAAGTTGCCGAAGTGGTCGGCGTCGATATCTCCGCGCCGCCGGGCATGGAAGAAATGACCAACCAGTTGCAGAGCCTGTTCGCCAACATGGGCAAGGGCAAAAAGAAAAGCCGCAAGATCAAGGTCAAGGAAGCACTGAAACTGGTGCGTGACGAAGAAGCCGGTCGCCTGGTCAACGAAGAAGAGTTGAAGGCCAAGGCCCTGGAAGCGGTCGAGCAGCACGGCATCGTGTTCATCGACGAAATCGACAAGGTCGCCAAGCGCGGCAACTCCGGTGGCGTCGACGTGTCCCGTGAAGGCGTGCAGCGCGATTTGCTGCCGCTGATCGAAGGCTGCACCGTCAACACCAAGCTGGGCATGGTCAAGACCGACCACATCCTGTTCATCGCCTCCGGTGCGTTCCACTTGAGCAAGCCGAGCGACCTGGTGCCCGAGCTGCAAGGTCGCCTGCCGATTCGCGTCGAGCTGAAGGCGCTGACGCCTGAAGACTTCGAACGCATTCTCAGCGAGCCGCACGCCTCGCTCACCGAGCAGTATTGCGCTTTGCTGAAAACCGAAGGCCTGGTCATCGAATTCCAGCCGGACGGCATCAAGCGAATCGCCGAGATCGCCTGGCAGGTCAACGAGAAGACCGAGAACATCGGTGCCCGCCGCCTGCACACCCTGCTCGAGCGCCTGCTTGAAGAGGTGTCGTTCAGCGCCGGCGATCTGGCCAGCGCCCACGAGGAGAAGGCGATCCTGATCGACGCCGACTACGTCAACAACCACCTGGGCGAATTGGCGCAGAACGAAGACCTGTCCCGTTATATCCTGTAA